A genomic segment from Flammeovirga pectinis encodes:
- a CDS encoding HAEPLYID family protein, producing MRFLFILSSLCLVSFTVFSQNEKREINHLKDSIYIEEYEENKLPVKVLHAEPLYIDLIRDLGARKGEKEWNVGMEIVDNLKYDKYETLVEYEWAPINRLGFEVELPFVFYAPQEGVERDSIPSDKLESLKLATQWTFFVHEKMAMSMAIGYINEIVFSDFRHWGDPLVKGNVYNPFFVIAKRWGSNFHSLLYTGPKIEQTYASKSWSTSMEINPSVHYMIPGTSNFIGVEFNQSIEQGDFDMTIRPQMRVGIMENLLVGIVAGIPVARENERLSAFCRLIWEPQPKH from the coding sequence ATGCGATTTTTATTCATCTTATCTAGCTTATGTTTAGTAAGCTTTACTGTATTTTCTCAGAATGAAAAAAGAGAAATAAACCATTTAAAAGACAGTATTTATATTGAGGAATACGAGGAAAATAAACTTCCCGTAAAAGTGCTTCATGCAGAACCATTATACATTGATTTAATTAGAGACCTTGGTGCCAGAAAAGGAGAAAAGGAATGGAACGTAGGTATGGAAATCGTAGATAATTTAAAATACGATAAGTACGAAACTTTAGTAGAATACGAATGGGCTCCAATTAACAGATTAGGTTTTGAGGTAGAATTACCGTTTGTATTTTATGCTCCTCAGGAAGGTGTAGAAAGAGATTCAATTCCATCTGATAAATTAGAAAGTTTAAAATTAGCCACACAATGGACATTTTTTGTGCACGAGAAAATGGCAATGAGTATGGCAATAGGCTATATAAATGAGATTGTATTTTCTGATTTTAGACATTGGGGAGACCCTCTAGTAAAAGGCAATGTATACAATCCGTTTTTTGTTATTGCCAAGAGATGGGGCTCTAATTTTCACTCTTTACTTTATACAGGACCAAAAATAGAACAAACGTATGCCTCAAAATCATGGAGTACATCAATGGAAATAAACCCAAGTGTGCACTACATGATTCCGGGTACAAGCAATTTTATAGGTGTCGAGTTTAACCAGTCTATTGAACAAGGAGATTTCGACATGACAATCAGACCTCAAATGAGAGTTGGTATTATGGAGAACTTGCTAGTAGGTATTGTGGCAGGTATTCCTGTTGCTAGAGAAAACGAAAGACTAAGTGCTTTCTGTAGATTAATTTGGGAACCACAACCCAAACATTAA
- a CDS encoding sugar-binding domain-containing protein: MKILIHLLVLLSFSLNSLGQNNTVRERVSLDLNWKFLQQESKGAEQPNFNDHEWRTLNVPHDWSIEGEYKQDNSSGTMGAFLPGGIGWYRKQIEIKNFKKSEKYFIEFDGVYLNSDVWVNGHHLGFHPNGYMSFSYDLSPYLKEGNNTLAVRVDHSKIPSGRWYTGSGIYRHVWLTKTEDIYVPKSGTYIITDNFLDNQATVKVQTTLVNESGKSKKVIVKNSIRDHKGTIVKEVSEKVLLKKNTTVLLQDCDIKNPQLWSSATPVMYTMITEVIVNKKVKDHYETPFGIRNIEWRSKEGLFVNGEAVIIKGLSNHQDAGGAVGVAVPDDVLYRRLKMLKEMGCNALRTAHHPFAPEFYTMCDTMGFMVMDEAFDGWWTAKAPYDYGNYFDEYWEKDLEGLLKRDRNHPSVIIWSIGNEVRKFTAEQQKIVVDKVKSIDPTRPVTQGGGYIAPHIDISGFNGHGELKNELEKYHSEYPEKLIIGTEITHTLQTRGIYRTKTWYRTKDNPAPWEKPADFARIEKKVTKIPDLSEEEVFTGISKKYQSSYDNSIVRIGVRDEWKRVEALDYYVGNFRWTGFDYLGESFGWPGRTANFGIIDLAGFPKDHFYLYQSLWSNKPMVHLLPHWSHKGKEGVEIPVVIYTNCQSAELFLNNTSLGEKTMTTDGQLVWNVPYEKGTIKAVAKNDGIVVAEKFFTTVDKGTQLTLSSDKTLIYANNKDIIHCEISITDKYKNLDPNAQSSVEYEVLGPAKIIGSENGNILDISSNSTNFRNVFNGKCLLIIQATDKTGEITIKVKSTDLQPAILTVRAIDYIK; the protein is encoded by the coding sequence ATGAAGATTCTTATACATTTATTAGTACTCTTGTCATTTTCCTTAAATTCTTTAGGGCAAAATAATACTGTAAGAGAGAGGGTTTCACTCGATTTAAATTGGAAGTTTCTTCAACAAGAAAGTAAAGGAGCAGAACAACCAAATTTTAATGATCATGAATGGAGAACATTAAATGTACCTCATGATTGGAGTATTGAAGGAGAATACAAACAAGACAATTCATCTGGTACAATGGGTGCTTTTTTACCTGGCGGAATAGGATGGTACAGAAAGCAAATTGAAATCAAAAATTTCAAAAAATCTGAGAAATACTTTATTGAATTCGATGGTGTATATTTAAATAGTGATGTGTGGGTTAATGGCCATCATTTAGGTTTTCATCCCAACGGATATATGTCGTTTTCTTACGATCTTTCTCCTTATCTAAAAGAGGGCAATAATACATTGGCTGTTCGTGTAGACCATTCAAAAATACCTAGTGGAAGATGGTATACGGGTTCTGGTATTTATAGACATGTGTGGTTAACAAAAACGGAAGATATTTATGTTCCAAAATCGGGGACATATATTATTACAGATAATTTTTTAGACAATCAAGCAACAGTTAAAGTACAAACTACACTGGTAAACGAGTCTGGGAAAAGCAAAAAAGTAATTGTAAAAAATAGTATAAGAGACCATAAAGGCACTATTGTAAAAGAGGTTTCAGAGAAGGTTCTTTTAAAGAAAAATACAACAGTTCTTCTACAAGATTGTGACATTAAAAACCCTCAATTATGGTCTTCAGCTACACCTGTAATGTACACAATGATTACAGAGGTGATTGTAAATAAAAAGGTAAAAGACCATTACGAAACACCATTTGGTATCAGAAATATTGAATGGAGAAGTAAAGAAGGCTTATTTGTAAATGGTGAAGCTGTTATTATAAAAGGTTTAAGTAACCACCAAGATGCAGGAGGAGCTGTAGGTGTTGCCGTTCCAGATGATGTGCTATACAGAAGACTAAAAATGTTGAAAGAAATGGGTTGTAATGCATTAAGAACTGCACACCACCCGTTTGCACCAGAATTTTATACCATGTGCGATACCATGGGCTTTATGGTTATGGATGAGGCATTTGATGGATGGTGGACTGCAAAAGCACCTTATGATTATGGTAATTACTTTGATGAATATTGGGAAAAAGATCTTGAAGGTCTTCTTAAAAGAGACCGTAACCACCCTTCTGTAATCATTTGGAGTATTGGCAACGAGGTCAGAAAATTTACAGCAGAACAACAAAAAATTGTAGTAGATAAAGTAAAATCAATTGATCCTACTCGTCCTGTAACACAAGGTGGAGGCTACATTGCACCGCATATAGACATCTCTGGTTTTAACGGACATGGAGAGTTGAAAAATGAGTTAGAAAAGTACCATAGTGAATATCCTGAAAAGTTAATTATTGGAACAGAAATAACACATACACTACAAACTAGAGGAATTTACAGAACAAAGACATGGTATAGAACAAAAGATAATCCAGCACCTTGGGAGAAACCTGCTGACTTTGCACGTATAGAAAAAAAAGTAACTAAAATTCCAGATTTATCAGAAGAAGAAGTATTTACAGGAATTTCTAAAAAATACCAATCGTCTTACGATAACTCTATTGTACGTATTGGCGTGAGGGACGAATGGAAAAGAGTGGAAGCTTTAGATTATTATGTAGGAAACTTTAGATGGACAGGCTTTGACTATCTCGGAGAATCTTTTGGTTGGCCAGGGAGAACCGCCAATTTTGGAATAATAGATCTTGCAGGTTTTCCGAAAGACCATTTTTACCTTTATCAGAGTTTATGGAGCAATAAACCAATGGTACATTTATTACCACATTGGTCGCATAAAGGTAAAGAAGGTGTAGAAATTCCGGTAGTAATCTATACAAATTGTCAATCAGCAGAATTGTTTTTAAATAATACGTCTTTAGGTGAAAAAACAATGACGACGGACGGGCAACTAGTTTGGAATGTACCTTATGAGAAAGGTACAATAAAAGCAGTAGCAAAAAATGATGGAATTGTAGTAGCAGAGAAATTTTTTACTACCGTAGATAAAGGAACACAATTAACATTATCAAGCGATAAAACGTTGATATATGCAAATAATAAAGACATTATCCATTGCGAAATTTCTATTACAGATAAATACAAAAATTTAGACCCAAATGCACAAAGTAGTGTTGAGTATGAAGTGTTAGGGCCTGCAAAGATAATAGGCTCAGAAAATGGGAATATTTTGGATATTTCTTCAAATAGTACTAATTTTAGAAACGTATTCAATGGAAAGTGCCTTCTGATAATTCAAGCAACAGATAAAACAGGAGAAATTACAATCAAGGTAAAATCTACGGACCTTCAGCCAGCTATTTTAACCGTTAGAGCCATTGACTACATTAAATAA
- a CDS encoding hybrid sensor histidine kinase/response regulator transcription factor, with product MKRLTYFLILIFFSLNIFATPRNLELQHIDLPESISSKQVTCFLEDDLGFMWIGLSSGLVRYDGYRSEKMMQYNIRHLIMDQDKNVWVATFSEIYKYDVEECSFKRIDLALGSKFTPFSMTLSSKGEVVVSTNKGFHIINTATEKVVSYQHHKGIDKGLSDNIVRVIYEDKQGDFWIGTHDQLNKLDRKTETFTRYRLQDKSEVYKKNNLILDIISLSDKDDDQLLIGTETGIALFNTKTGAFKKYHQKNDEKTLSNDVIKSLCKINSNEVWVGTGYGLNIFSLKTFTFQRYFADFNNHYSISSNIVNDIYKDRSGTIWIGTNNGVDNITFLDNAFKTNIFPHSEKFLQRGISVRNFAEDKKGNIWLATSNHGLIKYDKEKDEYEYFKVPRILHSSVKQVLVDKENKVWIVTVGGLNVYDQKTKKMYAYVADISNDLALQTNYLFCISESPKGQIWLGSMYGIYKVNQKENNKIEFVNFKRDDDNENSISGNYISNIIFQDNENPWIATGDGVNYFNLSQGKFYKYLINNEVRVVNLNQLLVDKEGIVWGSSRKKIYKFDKNNKEFVEKFSTDNIIRSFQIEGNELWYATNVNINVYNFSTANNLVLSSTRTGIKNFNRVATAKLDGRIYFGGLSGYVSFLPNEVNKKSIEPIVRITGLKVSNKEIKAHYELNDRVLYTTNLNKVKEVTLNHEENTFTIYFSAMDFRENNTHSYQFKLEGLQDEWETMSGLTDFVSYNKIKPGKYTFKVRASNNFGEFGEKYTTLDFVINPPLWATWWAKTIYFTMLCLLFFIARKISVKNVKVQNKMHLEQVEREKSEEVNQMKIKFFTNISHELRTPLTLISSPLDELETIEVDTQKLKLIQIIQRNTARLSRMVNQVLDLRKIDQGAEKLSIEEYDIVRLSRNITHDFMETALQRNIDLNFNTNQPEGIMWFDLEKLEKVVYNLISNSLKYTPDNGTIGVRMDVAKANHPYRKIPLTDYQQIIISDSGIGIPKDLQSQIFERFTNIQMDNFMGQQGTGIGLSLVHDYVKMHGGWVELKSEEGNGSEFTVYLPLSKTFIEDYEEKHIEKEIVEEEYHHEEEIVEEEIEMSLDKGGKEKILVVEDDRDMQSFLVHCLEETYQIITANNGREGWEKAKKEMPDLILSDVMMPEMDGIEFCTKAKSDLLTNHIPFVLLTAKGGIDNKKDGIEHGADDYIAKPFNVDYLRVRVNNILTQREKLRESFRREMKTQPNEVVVPSFEEKFLDEVMQEIEKNMDNSEFNVKTLGEKIGMGQTNLYRKIKSMTGMTANEFIRNVRLKRAGQLLKQGQYNVSDVMYMVGFTHRSYFSKSFKEVYGVTPKEYTKQENTIE from the coding sequence ATGAAACGATTAACTTACTTTTTAATACTTATTTTTTTTAGCTTAAATATTTTTGCAACTCCTAGAAATTTAGAGCTTCAACATATTGACTTACCAGAATCTATCTCCAGCAAGCAGGTAACATGCTTTTTAGAGGATGATCTTGGTTTTATGTGGATTGGTTTAAGTAGTGGTTTGGTAAGGTATGATGGTTACCGTTCCGAAAAAATGATGCAGTATAATATTAGGCATCTAATTATGGATCAGGATAAAAATGTTTGGGTTGCTACTTTTTCAGAAATTTATAAATATGATGTAGAAGAGTGTTCCTTTAAAAGGATAGATCTAGCTTTAGGTAGTAAATTTACGCCTTTTTCTATGACTTTATCTAGTAAAGGCGAAGTGGTTGTGAGTACCAATAAAGGTTTTCATATTATTAATACAGCTACTGAAAAAGTTGTTTCTTACCAACATCATAAAGGTATTGATAAAGGCCTTAGTGATAATATTGTGAGAGTTATTTATGAAGATAAACAAGGTGATTTTTGGATAGGTACGCACGATCAACTAAATAAATTAGATAGAAAAACAGAGACTTTTACAAGATATAGATTGCAAGATAAATCTGAAGTTTATAAAAAGAACAATCTAATTTTGGACATCATATCACTTTCTGATAAAGATGATGATCAATTATTAATAGGTACAGAAACAGGTATTGCCTTATTTAATACTAAAACGGGTGCGTTTAAAAAGTACCATCAAAAGAACGATGAAAAAACATTAAGTAATGATGTAATTAAATCATTATGTAAAATAAACAGTAATGAGGTTTGGGTGGGTACAGGTTATGGCTTGAACATCTTTTCACTTAAAACATTCACCTTTCAGCGTTATTTTGCAGACTTCAACAATCATTATTCAATCAGTAGTAATATCGTTAATGATATTTATAAAGACCGAAGCGGAACAATCTGGATTGGAACAAATAATGGGGTTGATAATATTACTTTTTTAGACAATGCGTTTAAAACAAATATCTTCCCTCATTCAGAAAAATTCTTACAAAGAGGGATTTCAGTGCGCAACTTTGCAGAAGATAAAAAAGGTAACATTTGGTTGGCAACTAGTAACCATGGTTTAATTAAATACGACAAAGAAAAAGATGAATATGAGTACTTTAAAGTACCTAGAATTCTACATAGTTCTGTAAAGCAAGTATTGGTAGACAAAGAAAATAAAGTTTGGATAGTTACGGTTGGAGGTTTGAATGTCTACGATCAGAAAACGAAGAAAATGTATGCCTACGTAGCCGATATTTCGAATGATTTGGCATTACAAACAAACTATTTATTCTGTATTTCAGAAAGCCCAAAAGGACAAATTTGGTTAGGCTCTATGTATGGTATTTATAAAGTAAACCAGAAAGAAAATAACAAAATAGAATTTGTAAACTTTAAAAGAGACGATGATAACGAGAATTCAATTTCTGGGAATTACATTTCTAATATAATTTTTCAAGACAATGAAAACCCTTGGATTGCAACTGGAGATGGAGTCAATTATTTTAATTTAAGTCAGGGTAAATTCTATAAGTACCTTATAAATAACGAAGTAAGGGTAGTAAATTTAAATCAGTTACTTGTAGACAAGGAAGGAATAGTATGGGGATCTTCTAGAAAAAAAATCTATAAATTTGATAAAAATAATAAAGAATTTGTAGAAAAATTCTCAACAGATAATATTATCCGATCTTTTCAAATTGAAGGAAATGAATTATGGTATGCTACAAATGTAAATATCAATGTATATAATTTTTCTACAGCCAATAACCTAGTTTTATCTTCTACAAGAACAGGAATTAAGAATTTTAATAGAGTAGCAACTGCAAAATTAGATGGCCGTATTTATTTTGGAGGATTAAGTGGGTATGTCTCTTTCTTACCAAATGAGGTCAATAAGAAAAGTATTGAACCAATTGTACGTATAACGGGGTTGAAAGTTTCTAATAAAGAAATAAAAGCACATTATGAATTAAACGATAGAGTGCTTTACACTACAAATTTAAATAAAGTAAAAGAGGTAACATTAAACCACGAAGAGAACACTTTTACAATTTATTTCTCTGCTATGGATTTTAGAGAAAATAATACACATAGCTATCAATTTAAATTAGAAGGGTTACAAGATGAGTGGGAAACAATGTCGGGTTTAACAGATTTTGTTTCTTACAATAAAATAAAGCCGGGTAAATATACTTTTAAGGTTAGAGCATCTAATAATTTTGGAGAGTTTGGAGAAAAGTATACAACTTTAGATTTTGTAATAAATCCTCCATTATGGGCAACATGGTGGGCTAAAACTATTTACTTCACTATGCTTTGTTTATTGTTCTTTATAGCGAGAAAAATTTCCGTAAAGAATGTAAAAGTGCAGAATAAAATGCACTTAGAGCAAGTAGAACGTGAAAAAAGTGAAGAGGTTAACCAAATGAAAATAAAGTTCTTTACAAACATTTCTCATGAATTAAGAACACCGTTAACTTTAATAAGTAGTCCTTTAGATGAATTAGAAACGATAGAAGTAGATACTCAGAAGTTGAAACTAATTCAGATAATACAAAGAAATACAGCAAGGTTAAGTAGGATGGTAAATCAAGTTCTTGATCTACGTAAGATAGACCAAGGAGCAGAAAAACTATCTATAGAGGAATATGATATTGTGCGTTTAAGTAGAAACATTACGCATGATTTTATGGAAACGGCATTACAAAGAAATATTGATCTTAATTTCAATACAAATCAACCAGAAGGAATAATGTGGTTTGATTTAGAAAAATTGGAAAAGGTAGTCTATAATTTAATATCAAATTCTTTAAAATACACACCTGATAATGGTACAATTGGTGTTAGAATGGATGTCGCTAAAGCAAATCATCCATATAGAAAAATTCCATTAACTGATTACCAACAAATAATTATTTCTGATTCTGGTATTGGCATTCCAAAAGATCTTCAATCTCAAATATTTGAGCGCTTTACAAATATTCAGATGGATAATTTTATGGGGCAGCAAGGTACAGGTATTGGTTTGTCGCTTGTGCATGATTACGTAAAAATGCATGGAGGATGGGTTGAATTGAAAAGTGAAGAAGGAAATGGTTCTGAATTTACTGTGTACCTACCTTTAAGTAAGACATTTATAGAAGATTACGAGGAGAAACATATTGAGAAAGAAATAGTAGAAGAAGAATACCACCACGAAGAAGAAATAGTAGAAGAAGAAATAGAAATGTCTTTAGATAAAGGAGGCAAAGAAAAAATTCTTGTTGTAGAGGATGATCGAGACATGCAAAGCTTCTTAGTTCATTGTTTAGAAGAGACGTACCAAATTATAACTGCAAATAACGGTAGAGAAGGATGGGAAAAAGCCAAGAAGGAAATGCCTGATCTTATTCTTTCTGATGTGATGATGCCTGAAATGGATGGAATTGAGTTCTGTACAAAAGCAAAATCAGATTTACTTACAAATCATATTCCTTTTGTATTACTTACTGCAAAAGGAGGCATAGATAATAAAAAGGATGGTATAGAACACGGTGCAGACGATTATATTGCTAAGCCATTTAATGTAGACTATTTACGAGTAAGAGTGAACAATATCCTTACACAAAGAGAAAAATTGAGAGAATCTTTCCGAAGAGAAATGAAAACACAGCCCAATGAAGTGGTCGTTCCTTCTTTTGAAGAGAAATTCTTGGACGAAGTGATGCAAGAGATAGAGAAAAACATGGACAACTCTGAGTTTAATGTTAAAACGCTAGGAGAGAAAATAGGTATGGGGCAAACTAACCTCTACCGAAAAATAAAGTCTATGACAGGCATGACAGCAAATGAGTTTATCCGTAATGTACGTTTAAAAAGAGCTGGCCAGTTACTAAAACAAGGGCAGTACAATGTGTCTGATGTGATGTACATGGTAGGCTTTACACACAGGTCTTATTTCTCTAAAAGTTTTAAAGAAGTGTATGGTGTAACACCTAAAGAATACACAAAACAAGAGAATACCATAGAGTAA